The proteins below are encoded in one region of Sporosarcina sp. FSL K6-1508:
- a CDS encoding Stp1/IreP family PP2C-type Ser/Thr phosphatase, protein MQFEVLTDIGRKRTVNEDSAAVYTLPGGTMLAVIADGMGGHRGGDFASSTAVRVIGEQFMELDSSKIEDEDKWAQWLQEAVIHVNDILYKLASENEEYKGMGTTLEAALIRGRSCLISHTGDSRVYVIDEQSVRQVTRDHSYVNALLDSGEITEEEAAVHPQRNWIMKAIGSEKKIVPDIYSLELEDGMYMLICTDGLSNKVNQQLMHEIVLSDSVLREKTEELVDLANKMGGEDNISVILVDSSDVEATTT, encoded by the coding sequence TTGCAATTTGAAGTCTTGACGGATATCGGCAGGAAAAGAACGGTCAACGAAGACAGTGCAGCTGTATACACGCTTCCGGGTGGCACCATGCTTGCTGTGATAGCAGATGGCATGGGCGGCCATCGCGGCGGAGATTTCGCCAGTTCGACTGCGGTCAGAGTAATCGGGGAGCAATTCATGGAACTCGATAGTTCAAAAATTGAAGACGAAGATAAATGGGCACAGTGGCTACAGGAAGCAGTCATTCATGTAAATGACATACTCTATAAACTTGCTAGTGAAAATGAGGAGTATAAAGGAATGGGAACGACGCTTGAGGCCGCTCTCATCCGTGGACGTTCTTGTCTTATTTCGCATACTGGAGATAGCCGTGTATACGTAATTGATGAACAAAGCGTGCGTCAAGTGACACGAGACCATTCCTATGTAAATGCACTTCTTGACAGCGGGGAAATTACGGAAGAAGAGGCTGCAGTGCATCCGCAGCGAAACTGGATTATGAAAGCAATTGGTTCGGAAAAAAAGATTGTACCGGATATTTATTCACTCGAGCTCGAAGATGGCATGTACATGCTTATTTGTACAGACGGTTTAAGTAATAAAGTCAATCAGCAATTGATGCATGAAATAGTCCTATCGGATTCCGTATTGCGTGAAAAGACGGAAGAACTTGTAGATTTGGCGAACAAAATGGGCGGAGAAGATAATATTTCCGTTATTCTAGTTGACTCGAGTGATGTGGAGGCGACTACTACATGA
- the def gene encoding peptide deformylase produces the protein MAIREIVKHPAPVLQKQCIEVVKFDKKLSRLLDDMHDTMVAADGIGLAAPQIGEAVRVAIVDMGEGQDVIEMVNPVVTATGGSEVEVEGCLSFPDLFGEVERPFFVRIEAQERDGSLYELEAEDYEARAILHEIDHLNGVLFDSKIIRVVDPSELEETVEEEAVGENGGGELR, from the coding sequence TTGGCAATACGTGAAATTGTGAAGCATCCGGCTCCGGTACTTCAAAAACAATGTATAGAAGTAGTGAAATTTGATAAAAAACTTTCAAGGCTGTTAGATGATATGCACGATACAATGGTAGCGGCGGATGGCATAGGCCTTGCTGCGCCGCAAATTGGCGAGGCTGTACGTGTCGCCATCGTCGATATGGGTGAAGGACAAGATGTCATTGAGATGGTAAACCCGGTCGTGACAGCAACCGGAGGTTCCGAAGTAGAAGTGGAAGGCTGTCTCAGTTTTCCTGATTTGTTCGGCGAAGTTGAAAGACCATTCTTTGTCCGCATTGAAGCCCAGGAACGGGATGGTTCTCTTTACGAACTCGAAGCAGAAGATTATGAAGCACGGGCGATACTCCACGAAATTGATCATTTGAATGGTGTGTTATTCGATTCGAAAATTATCCGTGTTGTTGATCCGTCGGAGTTGGAAGAAACGGTTGAAGAAGAGGCAGTAGGTGAAAACGGCGGAGGTGAACTGCGATGA
- the rpoZ gene encoding DNA-directed RNA polymerase subunit omega: MLTPSIDSLKEKIDSKYTLVTLASKRARQMQEEGTKLLPSYTSKKNVGKALEEVAAGMLSKQKTDDSIIYEDEV; this comes from the coding sequence ATGTTAACTCCATCAATCGATTCTTTGAAGGAAAAAATTGATTCAAAATACACACTCGTAACACTTGCTTCAAAACGGGCGCGTCAAATGCAAGAAGAAGGAACTAAACTGCTACCTTCTTATACATCGAAAAAGAATGTCGGCAAAGCACTTGAAGAAGTGGCGGCAGGCATGTTGTCTAAACAAAAGACTGACGACTCAATCATTTACGAAGACGAAGTATAA
- the priA gene encoding primosomal protein N', whose translation MIAEVIVDVAAYPIDRPFDYLVPAKLESVIEPGIRVKVPFGPRKVLGYVTRLKEESELAFGKIKPIDELIDLDPVISDELLDLSRWLAVETLSYEIDALQVMLPAAMRAKYEKFIIVEEPERIEDEDFIAFLAGRKRIPMKEVDTSELMRMLKTYASQEIVSVDTAVRQQTAIKKLRMIRMADEATLRGLLETIHSNAKKQVELIHWMIERAGQTISAKQLMEQSGIQPAVLKAVIERGAGFEEFTEVYREPDAPQLKDTAIPEHLTDEQQTALDYIAASSDGQKAETFLLHGVTGSGKTEVYLRAIKRVLDTGKEAIVLVPEISLTPQMTSRFKERFGSLVAVMHSGLSAGEKYDEWRKIKRGEVKVVVGARSAIFVPFENIGIIILDEEHESTYKQDDTPRYHARDVAIKRSEYYNCPVILGSATPSLESYARASKGVYTLLTLTKRPKEQALPAVTVVDMREELKTGNRSMFSLPLAEAIRVRLEKKEQIVLFLNKRGFSSFVLCRDCGTVVECPNCDISLTYHRAHEQLKCHYCGHEERVPLVCPECKSEHIRFFGTGTQKAQEEIAKMFPEARVLRMDVDTTRQKGSHERLLRQFSEGKADVLLGTQMIAKGLDFPNITLVGVLAADTTLHLADFRAAEKTFQLMTQVSGRAGRHELPGEVFIQTYSPEHYAIDLAKAQHYEPFYNMEMAARRQYGYPPFYFVTLIQFTHEDLLKVADFAEKGARYLKQNLSADTVVIGPTASAISRVNNRYRYQCLIKYKKEPKLTETLQQLIKYYRTDWIKAGLTMTVDVEPASIY comes from the coding sequence ATGATCGCTGAAGTGATTGTAGATGTAGCGGCTTATCCAATCGATAGGCCGTTTGATTACCTTGTGCCAGCAAAGTTAGAATCGGTTATCGAGCCCGGGATACGCGTGAAAGTACCATTCGGACCACGGAAAGTGCTTGGCTATGTAACAAGACTAAAAGAAGAGAGCGAACTTGCATTCGGGAAGATTAAACCGATTGATGAACTAATTGACTTAGATCCGGTAATTTCTGATGAATTGCTCGATTTATCCCGCTGGCTTGCGGTTGAGACATTGTCATATGAAATAGATGCCCTTCAAGTGATGTTGCCTGCTGCAATGCGGGCAAAATATGAAAAGTTCATCATCGTTGAAGAACCGGAACGGATTGAAGACGAGGACTTTATCGCTTTTTTGGCGGGCAGGAAACGAATTCCAATGAAAGAAGTGGACACGTCTGAATTGATGAGGATGTTGAAAACCTATGCAAGTCAGGAGATTGTCAGTGTTGATACTGCTGTAAGACAGCAAACTGCAATTAAAAAATTACGAATGATCCGTATGGCAGATGAAGCGACACTTCGTGGATTGCTAGAAACCATTCACTCAAATGCTAAAAAACAAGTGGAATTAATCCATTGGATGATTGAACGTGCAGGACAGACAATCAGTGCGAAACAATTGATGGAACAATCCGGGATTCAGCCAGCTGTATTGAAAGCGGTTATCGAAAGAGGTGCGGGTTTCGAGGAATTTACTGAAGTATATCGTGAACCTGATGCACCTCAACTGAAAGATACAGCAATTCCCGAACATTTAACTGACGAACAGCAGACTGCACTTGATTACATCGCGGCTTCGTCAGACGGCCAAAAAGCGGAGACATTCCTTCTTCACGGCGTTACAGGTAGCGGGAAAACAGAAGTGTATTTACGCGCCATCAAACGTGTGTTGGATACAGGTAAAGAAGCAATTGTCCTTGTTCCGGAAATTTCCTTGACGCCCCAAATGACATCACGCTTCAAAGAACGTTTCGGTTCGCTCGTTGCGGTGATGCATAGCGGGTTATCCGCTGGTGAGAAGTACGATGAATGGCGGAAAATAAAACGGGGTGAGGTAAAAGTTGTCGTCGGTGCAAGATCGGCAATATTCGTTCCTTTTGAAAATATAGGCATTATCATTTTGGATGAAGAACATGAGTCCACTTATAAGCAAGATGATACGCCACGTTACCATGCAAGGGATGTTGCCATTAAGCGTTCAGAATACTACAATTGTCCCGTCATTCTTGGCAGTGCAACACCATCACTGGAATCATATGCACGGGCGTCAAAAGGCGTATATACATTGTTAACGCTGACAAAGCGTCCAAAAGAACAGGCACTTCCTGCTGTAACGGTTGTTGATATGAGGGAAGAATTGAAGACGGGCAATCGTTCGATGTTTTCATTGCCGCTTGCGGAAGCGATCCGCGTTCGATTGGAGAAGAAAGAGCAAATTGTCCTATTCCTGAATAAGCGCGGCTTTTCATCCTTTGTCCTTTGCAGGGATTGCGGTACGGTCGTTGAATGTCCAAATTGTGATATTTCGCTGACGTATCACCGTGCACACGAACAGCTGAAATGCCATTATTGCGGTCATGAAGAACGGGTACCGCTTGTTTGTCCGGAATGTAAAAGTGAACATATTCGGTTTTTCGGAACGGGGACTCAAAAAGCACAAGAAGAAATTGCAAAAATGTTTCCAGAAGCACGAGTCCTCCGAATGGATGTCGATACGACGAGACAAAAAGGTTCACATGAACGGCTGCTTAGGCAGTTCAGTGAAGGAAAAGCGGATGTTTTACTCGGCACGCAAATGATTGCAAAAGGGCTCGATTTCCCAAATATTACACTCGTCGGTGTGCTCGCAGCAGACACGACACTGCATCTTGCTGATTTCCGTGCCGCCGAAAAAACCTTTCAATTGATGACACAAGTAAGTGGACGGGCTGGACGCCACGAATTGCCCGGAGAAGTTTTCATTCAGACCTATTCACCCGAGCATTATGCCATCGATTTGGCGAAAGCGCAGCATTACGAGCCGTTTTACAATATGGAGATGGCGGCAAGAAGACAATATGGTTATCCTCCATTTTATTTCGTCACACTTATTCAGTTTACACATGAAGACTTATTGAAAGTAGCTGACTTTGCTGAGAAGGGTGCCCGTTATCTAAAACAGAACTTATCAGCAGATACAGTTGTCATCGGGCCAACTGCTTCCGCCATCAGTCGAGTGAACAATAGATATCGCTACCAATGTTTGATAAAATACAAAAAAGAGCCCAAGTTGACAGAAACACTGCAACAGCTCATTAAGTACTACCGGACGGACTGGATAAAAGCAGGTCTGACAATGACCGTCGACGTAGAACCAGCGTCCATTTATTAG
- the gmk gene encoding guanylate kinase, protein MYKQRGLLIVLSGPSGVGKGTVRKELFTQPDTNYEYSISMTTRSPREGEVDGTDYFFKSRDEFERLVEEDKLLEYAEYVGNYYGTPLDYVNATLDAGRDVFLEIEVVGAAQVRAKVPDGLFIFLAPPSLSELEDRLVGRGTEEAEVIASRILKAREELEMMNLYDYVVENDEVTNACDRINAIVTAEHCRRERVEKIYLGMLRGE, encoded by the coding sequence ATGTACAAACAACGTGGGCTTCTGATTGTCCTGTCCGGACCTTCTGGTGTAGGCAAAGGGACGGTTCGAAAAGAGCTTTTTACACAACCTGATACGAACTATGAATACTCGATTTCGATGACGACGAGAAGTCCCCGCGAAGGTGAAGTGGATGGAACTGACTACTTCTTCAAATCGAGAGATGAATTCGAACGGTTGGTTGAGGAAGATAAGCTGCTAGAATATGCCGAGTATGTGGGCAATTATTACGGTACTCCGCTTGATTATGTCAATGCGACGCTTGACGCTGGCAGAGATGTATTCCTCGAAATTGAGGTTGTAGGAGCAGCGCAAGTCCGCGCCAAAGTTCCAGATGGGTTATTTATTTTCCTTGCCCCGCCAAGTTTGTCGGAACTTGAAGACCGACTTGTAGGAAGAGGTACTGAAGAAGCCGAAGTCATTGCATCACGTATCTTGAAAGCGCGTGAAGAACTTGAAATGATGAATTTGTACGATTACGTCGTAGAAAACGATGAAGTAACTAATGCTTGTGATCGTATCAATGCCATTGTCACCGCAGAACATTGCCGCAGAGAACGTGTTGAAAAAATCTATTTAGGTATGCTGAGAGGGGAATAA
- the rsmB gene encoding 16S rRNA (cytosine(967)-C(5))-methyltransferase RsmB, with protein MNTRPKKKIWNGNVRDAALSILIEINDHQAYSNLLLHRTIEKYGIETKDRGLLTELTYGTLQHRMTLDYYLEPFVRGKLDGWVRELLRLSLYQIVYLTKIPPHAVVHEAVEIAKRRGHKRIAPTVNGILRSVLRKGVRSLDEMQDGSLKTSIETSHPEWLIRRWNEQFGEEEAAVMAHENNHPAAMTIRVNTAKATPEEVTALLESEGIEVRKGEVVPECIISESGNPANTEAYKKGLITIQDESSMLPVLALNLSPGMKVLDMCAAPGGKTTHIAEKMHDKGEVFAHDLHEHKLKLIEANANRLGLSSIKALSGDSRKLTEQYALSSFDRILVDAPCSGLGVIRRKPEIKYNKTQADFNALTAIQSDLLDTARELIKPDGVIVYSTCTVEYTENQGMVERFLERHSDMEKIPLTQLTGKPKLAIENDTLQVLPQHFGSDGFFVAAFRKIGKSAE; from the coding sequence ATGAATACTAGACCAAAAAAGAAAATATGGAACGGCAACGTCCGAGATGCGGCCCTTTCGATACTGATAGAAATAAATGACCATCAAGCCTATAGCAATCTATTGTTGCACAGAACAATTGAAAAGTATGGTATTGAAACGAAAGACCGAGGCTTATTAACGGAATTGACGTATGGTACGCTCCAACACCGTATGACACTTGATTATTATCTTGAGCCGTTTGTACGTGGTAAATTGGACGGCTGGGTGCGTGAACTTCTGCGGTTGTCGTTATATCAAATCGTTTATTTAACGAAAATCCCTCCGCACGCGGTGGTCCATGAGGCGGTTGAAATTGCGAAAAGACGCGGCCACAAGAGGATTGCACCAACTGTTAATGGCATTCTTCGTTCAGTATTGCGCAAAGGTGTCCGTTCACTCGATGAGATGCAAGATGGCAGTTTGAAAACATCTATCGAAACAAGTCATCCAGAATGGTTGATTAGGCGTTGGAACGAACAATTTGGCGAAGAAGAAGCGGCCGTCATGGCACATGAAAATAATCATCCAGCAGCAATGACTATCCGGGTCAATACAGCTAAAGCAACACCTGAGGAAGTTACTGCTTTACTTGAATCAGAAGGAATTGAAGTGAGAAAAGGCGAGGTAGTTCCAGAATGTATCATTTCTGAAAGCGGCAATCCTGCAAATACAGAAGCTTATAAAAAAGGACTTATCACTATACAAGATGAGAGCTCGATGCTTCCCGTCCTTGCCCTGAATTTGTCGCCAGGCATGAAAGTGCTTGATATGTGTGCCGCACCGGGTGGTAAAACGACTCATATCGCTGAAAAGATGCACGATAAGGGAGAAGTATTCGCACACGATTTGCACGAACATAAATTGAAGCTTATTGAAGCGAATGCGAATAGACTAGGTCTATCGTCAATCAAAGCATTAAGTGGAGACAGCCGAAAATTAACGGAACAGTACGCTCTATCTTCATTTGATCGGATTCTAGTCGATGCTCCCTGCAGCGGCTTGGGGGTTATTCGGAGGAAACCTGAAATCAAATACAATAAAACACAAGCTGATTTCAATGCGTTGACCGCCATTCAATCGGATCTTCTTGACACGGCCCGTGAATTGATAAAACCGGACGGGGTTATCGTCTATAGCACATGTACAGTGGAGTATACCGAAAATCAGGGGATGGTTGAACGATTCCTGGAGCGCCATTCGGATATGGAGAAAATTCCTTTGACACAACTGACTGGCAAACCGAAGTTGGCGATTGAAAACGATACCCTTCAAGTGCTTCCGCAACACTTTGGAAGCGATGGATTTTTTGTTGCAGCTTTCCGGAAAATAGGTAAGTCGGCAGAATAA
- the coaBC gene encoding bifunctional phosphopantothenoylcysteine decarboxylase/phosphopantothenate--cysteine ligase CoaBC → MLLNKKILLCVTGGIAVYKAVALVSKLSQAGADVKVIMTASAKEFVTPLTFQAMSRNDVFFDTFDEKDSRVIAHIDLADWADLVVVAPATANVIGKLAHGIADDMVTTTLLATQAEVWIAPAMNVHMYENKAVIRNISVLHEDGYKFIEPSEGFLACGYVGKGRLEEPEKIVELITDRFTTPKHLPLSGKKVLITAGPTRERIDPVRYVSNFSSGKMGYAMAEAATALGATTILISGPVGLDRPAGVTVIDVESAAEMFEAVRDRFDEASIVIKAAAVADYRPRDIHPQKMKKQSGDSIIELERTTDILKTIGSMKTDQILVGFAAETENAVGYGMDKLKRKNLDYIIINDVTDPDAGFGKDTNVVTLLSKYGTNKPFQAMPKKDLAILLLETIIQEESDQLNDR, encoded by the coding sequence GTGTTGCTGAATAAAAAAATCCTCCTTTGTGTAACTGGCGGCATCGCGGTCTATAAAGCTGTTGCACTTGTTAGTAAGTTATCGCAGGCGGGAGCGGATGTGAAAGTCATTATGACTGCATCGGCAAAGGAATTTGTCACCCCGCTTACGTTTCAGGCAATGTCGCGGAACGATGTTTTTTTTGATACATTCGATGAAAAAGATTCCCGTGTCATTGCACATATTGATTTAGCAGATTGGGCGGATTTAGTAGTTGTTGCTCCTGCTACAGCGAATGTTATTGGTAAACTTGCGCACGGAATTGCAGACGATATGGTAACGACAACTCTTCTGGCCACTCAAGCCGAAGTTTGGATTGCACCGGCCATGAACGTTCATATGTATGAAAATAAAGCGGTTATCCGCAATATTAGTGTGCTGCATGAAGATGGTTATAAATTCATTGAACCCTCTGAAGGATTTTTGGCATGCGGATATGTAGGGAAAGGGCGTCTGGAAGAGCCTGAGAAGATTGTGGAACTGATCACAGACCGGTTCACAACACCAAAACATTTGCCGCTTTCCGGGAAGAAAGTTTTAATCACTGCAGGACCGACACGGGAACGAATTGATCCGGTACGTTATGTGTCGAATTTTTCGAGCGGCAAAATGGGCTATGCAATGGCAGAAGCCGCCACAGCGCTAGGTGCTACTACCATACTTATTTCTGGTCCGGTCGGGTTGGACAGACCGGCGGGAGTGACAGTCATTGATGTAGAAAGTGCAGCGGAGATGTTCGAAGCAGTACGTGACCGATTTGATGAAGCCTCGATTGTCATCAAGGCTGCCGCTGTCGCAGACTATCGTCCGAGAGATATCCATCCGCAGAAAATGAAAAAACAATCGGGGGACTCGATTATTGAACTCGAACGGACGACTGATATTTTGAAAACGATTGGTTCGATGAAGACTGACCAGATCCTTGTCGGCTTTGCAGCTGAGACTGAAAATGCAGTTGGCTATGGCATGGATAAACTGAAGAGGAAAAACCTGGATTACATTATTATCAACGACGTGACCGATCCGGATGCGGGATTCGGGAAGGATACGAATGTCGTGACACTACTTTCGAAGTACGGAACGAATAAGCCGTTCCAAGCAATGCCAAAAAAAGACCTAGCCATCCTGTTGCTTGAAACAATTATACAAGAAGAAAGTGATCAGCTAAATGATCGCTGA
- a CDS encoding Rqc2 family fibronectin-binding protein — protein sequence MAFDGLFTTAMVQELQVLKNGRISKIHQPNAQEVVFLIRADGKNQKLLISTHSAYSRIQLTEEAITNPSEPPLFCMVLRKHLEGGSITSIGQFGTDRIITIDIKAKNEIGDDINRRLYVEIMGRHSNLLLVDPDRMIIIESMKHLPPSVNSYRTILPGQPFIPAPPQDKINPFAITEEQFRGLLPELESTRDIVQRFSGFSPVNAEELLYRLKNASAADQFIVFTSLLGSFKGIDSTPNISEVGTKTVFSATTLTHADKTIAEYQTLGDLLDKVYFARAERERVKSQAADLERWLDNEIAKLNLKVKKLVKEKEAAGKLDTFQLYGELLTANSYAIEKGATEATVANYYDEGTTVTIPLDPRKSPIDNAQRFYTRYSKAKTALIMIAEQLEKAADDIAYFEMIKQQVMQASPIDIAEIREELAELGFLKARKSKKKLKPKKPVPETYVSSAGVKISVGKNNKQNDYLTFKIASREQTWLHTKDIPGSHVVIHDAHPDEETIREAAILSAYFSKARGSSAVAVDYTEVRHVKKPNGSKPGFVIYFEQKTILVDPDEDVVMKLRK from the coding sequence ATGGCATTTGATGGTTTATTTACAACGGCGATGGTGCAGGAGTTACAAGTCTTGAAAAATGGACGCATTTCTAAAATCCATCAGCCAAACGCACAAGAAGTCGTATTCCTTATCCGAGCAGACGGTAAGAATCAAAAACTTCTTATTTCAACTCACTCAGCGTATTCACGCATCCAACTGACAGAAGAAGCAATTACGAACCCTTCTGAACCGCCTCTATTTTGCATGGTTCTGCGTAAACATCTAGAAGGCGGTTCAATTACATCTATCGGTCAATTCGGTACAGATAGAATTATTACGATAGACATCAAAGCAAAAAATGAAATTGGGGACGATATTAACAGACGATTGTATGTCGAGATCATGGGCAGACACAGTAACCTGCTACTCGTAGACCCCGACCGTATGATCATTATCGAAAGTATGAAACACTTACCGCCATCAGTAAATAGTTACCGGACAATATTACCGGGGCAACCTTTCATACCCGCTCCCCCGCAGGATAAAATCAATCCCTTTGCGATCACAGAGGAACAGTTTCGCGGGTTGCTACCGGAGCTGGAAAGTACACGGGACATCGTCCAACGATTTTCAGGCTTTTCACCAGTTAATGCTGAAGAATTATTATATCGCTTGAAAAATGCTTCGGCCGCGGATCAATTCATCGTTTTCACATCTCTTCTTGGTTCGTTTAAAGGAATAGATAGCACGCCAAATATTTCAGAAGTCGGAACAAAAACCGTATTTTCTGCAACTACACTGACCCATGCAGATAAGACGATTGCTGAATATCAAACCCTTGGTGATTTGCTGGATAAAGTGTACTTTGCAAGGGCTGAAAGAGAGCGTGTAAAGTCGCAAGCAGCAGATCTTGAACGTTGGTTAGACAACGAGATTGCCAAGTTGAATTTAAAAGTGAAGAAACTTGTTAAAGAAAAAGAGGCAGCTGGGAAGCTGGATACATTCCAGCTCTATGGTGAACTGCTTACTGCAAATAGCTATGCCATTGAAAAAGGGGCAACGGAAGCAACTGTCGCGAATTATTATGATGAAGGCACAACGGTTACCATTCCGCTTGATCCGAGAAAGTCACCAATCGATAACGCCCAACGTTTTTACACGCGGTATTCGAAAGCGAAAACTGCACTTATCATGATTGCTGAACAACTTGAAAAGGCAGCAGATGATATTGCCTACTTTGAAATGATTAAACAGCAAGTAATGCAAGCATCCCCTATAGACATCGCAGAAATACGTGAAGAACTGGCGGAACTTGGTTTTCTGAAGGCTCGTAAGTCGAAAAAGAAACTTAAACCGAAAAAACCAGTACCTGAAACATATGTATCGTCTGCAGGCGTGAAGATCTCCGTCGGCAAGAACAATAAGCAAAATGACTATTTAACGTTTAAAATTGCATCCAGAGAACAAACTTGGCTCCATACAAAAGATATCCCTGGATCACACGTCGTCATCCATGATGCGCATCCTGACGAAGAAACAATTCGTGAGGCCGCAATCCTTTCTGCCTATTTCAGTAAAGCCCGCGGATCTTCAGCTGTAGCAGTTGACTACACTGAAGTTCGGCATGTTAAAAAGCCGAACGGTTCGAAGCCGGGCTTTGTTATTTATTTTGAGCAGAAGACGATTTTAGTAGACCCAGATGAGGATGTAGTAATGAAACTGCGTAAATAA
- the fmt gene encoding methionyl-tRNA formyltransferase, which produces MTKIVFMGTPEFSVAVLTMLHAEGHTIAAVVTQPDRPVGRKRILTPPPVKVEALRLGLPIIQPEKLTGSVELQEIIALKPDLIVTAAFGQILPKELLEVPRLGCINVHASLLPKYRGGAPIHQAIMDGETETGVTIMYMVEKLDAGDIISQVTVPISDTDHTGSMFTALSVAGTTLLKETLPSILNETNERIVQDETLVTFARNISREQERIDWSESGKAIYDKIRGLHPWPVAYTVFQGENVKIWWSQKIPTTDSALPGTIIEIESDRIIVKAGDTIAVALTDLQPAGKKRMSADEFIRGTGSKWSKGDRFQ; this is translated from the coding sequence ATGACGAAGATTGTCTTTATGGGAACGCCTGAATTTTCAGTAGCAGTTCTAACGATGCTGCACGCTGAGGGGCATACAATCGCAGCGGTCGTCACTCAGCCGGACAGACCGGTTGGACGAAAACGTATTTTAACACCACCGCCCGTGAAAGTTGAAGCACTGCGGCTTGGCTTGCCGATTATTCAGCCTGAAAAGCTTACAGGTTCTGTTGAGCTTCAGGAAATCATCGCGCTCAAACCAGATTTAATCGTCACAGCGGCATTTGGCCAGATTTTACCGAAGGAACTGTTAGAAGTTCCCCGTCTTGGCTGCATTAACGTACATGCATCCTTACTGCCTAAATATCGCGGTGGTGCTCCGATTCATCAGGCAATCATGGACGGAGAAACAGAAACAGGCGTCACAATTATGTACATGGTCGAAAAACTCGATGCAGGCGATATTATCTCACAAGTAACTGTGCCCATTTCGGATACAGACCATACGGGGAGCATGTTTACCGCATTATCTGTGGCGGGGACTACTCTTCTTAAAGAGACACTGCCATCTATTTTAAATGAAACAAATGAGCGAATCGTTCAGGATGAAACGCTCGTGACATTTGCGCGCAACATTTCACGGGAACAAGAACGGATTGATTGGTCAGAGAGCGGAAAAGCTATTTATGATAAAATCCGGGGGCTCCATCCATGGCCGGTTGCATATACCGTATTCCAAGGTGAAAACGTAAAGATTTGGTGGAGTCAGAAAATCCCTACAACTGACAGTGCGTTACCAGGGACGATTATTGAAATAGAAAGTGATCGTATTATCGTGAAAGCGGGCGATACTATTGCTGTAGCATTAACGGATCTTCAACCAGCCGGAAAAAAACGGATGTCAGCGGATGAATTCATTCGCGGAACCGGATCTAAATGGAGTAAAGGGGACCGTTTCCAATGA